The Mycolicibacterium hassiacum DSM 44199 genome includes a window with the following:
- a CDS encoding TlpA disulfide reductase family protein yields MKRLLAVLTSAVCVALAGCATGDDAVAQGGTFEFVAPGGKTDIFYDPPADRGRPGPLSGPDLMDPDRTISLDDFAGKVVVINVWGQWCGPCRTEIGRLQQVYDDTRDLGVAFLGIDVRDNNIDAARDFVVDRRITFPSIYDPAMRTMIAFGGRYPTTVIPSTIVLDRRHRVAAVFLRELLAEDLQPVVERLAAEPESAA; encoded by the coding sequence GTGAAACGGCTGCTGGCGGTCCTGACGAGCGCGGTGTGCGTCGCGCTCGCCGGTTGCGCCACCGGTGACGACGCCGTCGCCCAGGGCGGCACGTTCGAGTTCGTCGCACCCGGCGGCAAGACCGACATCTTCTACGACCCGCCCGCCGACCGCGGCCGGCCCGGACCGCTGTCCGGCCCGGACCTGATGGATCCGGACCGCACCATCTCGCTCGACGACTTCGCGGGCAAGGTGGTGGTGATCAACGTGTGGGGGCAGTGGTGCGGGCCGTGCCGCACCGAGATCGGCCGGCTGCAGCAGGTCTACGACGACACCCGCGACCTCGGGGTGGCATTCCTCGGGATCGACGTGCGGGACAACAACATCGACGCGGCCCGCGACTTCGTCGTCGACCGCCGCATCACGTTCCCGTCCATCTACGACCCGGCCATGCGGACCATGATCGCGTTCGGCGGTCGGTACCCCACCACGGTCATCCCGTCCACCATCGTGTTGGACCGCCGGCACCGGGTGGCCGCGGTGTTCCTGCGGGAACTGCTGGCCGAGGACCTGCAGCCGGTGGTGGAACGCCTTGCGGCCGAACCGGAGTCGGCCGCATGA
- a CDS encoding TetR/AcrR family transcriptional regulator — MTVEIGRPRDQRIDAAVLAATVELLGETGYAGLSVDAIARRAGTSKPAIYRRWPSKAHLVHEAVFPLGEATELPDTGSVTGDVREMVRRTLAVLTTPAARAALPGIVGEAAADPTLHAALLERFEHLLSRGLTDWLHRAAARGEVRPGVTAADLLDAIAGIVFLALITHADTLDDAWVDRTAELITRGISA, encoded by the coding sequence ATGACGGTGGAAATCGGGCGACCGCGCGATCAGCGGATCGATGCCGCGGTGCTCGCGGCCACCGTCGAGTTGCTGGGCGAGACCGGTTACGCGGGCCTGTCGGTGGACGCCATCGCCAGACGGGCCGGCACCAGCAAGCCCGCCATCTATCGGCGCTGGCCGTCCAAGGCGCACCTGGTGCACGAGGCGGTGTTCCCGCTCGGCGAGGCCACCGAGCTGCCCGACACCGGATCGGTGACCGGCGACGTCCGCGAGATGGTGCGCCGCACGCTGGCCGTGCTGACCACACCGGCGGCGCGGGCGGCGCTGCCCGGCATCGTGGGCGAGGCCGCCGCCGACCCGACCCTGCACGCCGCGCTGCTGGAGCGGTTCGAGCACCTGCTGTCGCGCGGGCTCACCGACTGGCTGCACCGCGCCGCCGCCCGCGGCGAGGTGCGCCCGGGGGTGACCGCCGCCGATCTGCTCGACGCCATCGCCGGGATCGTCTTTCTGGCCCTGATCACCCACGCCGACACCCTCGACGACGCGTGGGTCGACCGCACCGCCGAACTCATCACGAGAGGAATCAGCGCATGA
- a CDS encoding sulfotransferase family protein gives MMASMAPDCPLDAEVLHAKAIAETGLDDFGPDDYRERLEVYLAALREIPTLHDAGVVNFHSQLLQLLKNRLLLTDLLKRHPEILEIELEPPVVIAGLPRTGTTHLHNMLAAGPTFRTMPYWESNEPFPRPDEVGVEPDPRRVRMDMAVGFMNTVMPHFPLMHEMTTDHVHEEIQLLANDFSSMLFETLAHVPRWRDYFLSHDQTPHYRHLAVQLKAMQFLRGGRRWLLKSPQHLEQLPVLDKVFPGVVVIVTHRDPVPVVLSMLAMLTYSARMHCAPVPVHEIAASWVDRLQRMLAALQRDRAVIGPERSIDVRFDDFMADEMGTAARIYELAGETFSDDVRAAIGEYLAGHQRNRLGRVATSAQLFGLDPDELAERFRPYAERFLG, from the coding sequence ATGATGGCGTCGATGGCGCCCGACTGCCCGCTCGACGCCGAGGTGCTGCACGCCAAGGCGATCGCCGAGACCGGGCTGGACGACTTCGGTCCCGACGACTACCGCGAGCGGCTCGAGGTGTATCTGGCCGCACTCCGGGAGATCCCCACCCTGCACGACGCCGGCGTGGTGAACTTCCACAGCCAGCTGCTGCAGCTGCTGAAGAACCGGCTGCTGCTGACCGATCTGCTCAAGCGGCATCCGGAGATCCTCGAGATCGAACTGGAGCCGCCGGTGGTCATCGCCGGCCTGCCCCGCACCGGCACCACGCACCTGCACAACATGCTCGCGGCGGGCCCGACGTTCCGCACCATGCCGTACTGGGAGAGCAACGAACCGTTCCCGCGGCCCGACGAGGTCGGCGTCGAACCGGACCCGCGCCGGGTCCGGATGGACATGGCGGTGGGGTTCATGAACACCGTCATGCCCCACTTCCCACTGATGCACGAGATGACCACCGACCACGTGCACGAGGAGATCCAGCTGCTGGCCAACGACTTCTCCTCGATGCTGTTCGAGACCCTCGCGCATGTGCCGCGCTGGCGCGACTACTTCCTGAGCCACGACCAGACCCCGCACTACCGGCATCTGGCCGTGCAGCTCAAGGCGATGCAGTTCTTGCGCGGCGGGCGCCGGTGGCTGCTCAAGTCACCGCAGCATCTCGAACAACTTCCGGTGCTGGACAAGGTGTTCCCGGGTGTGGTGGTGATCGTGACGCACCGCGACCCGGTGCCGGTGGTGTTGTCGATGCTGGCGATGCTCACCTACAGCGCCCGGATGCACTGCGCCCCGGTGCCGGTGCACGAGATCGCGGCCAGTTGGGTGGACCGGCTGCAACGAATGCTCGCCGCACTGCAACGCGACCGCGCCGTGATCGGCCCCGAGCGGTCGATCGACGTCCGCTTCGACGACTTCATGGCCGACGAAATGGGCACCGCCGCAAGGATCTACGAACTCGCCGGGGAGACGTTCAGCGACGACGTCCGAGCCGCGATCGGCGAGTATCTGGCCGGCCATCAGCGCAACCGGCTGGGCCGGGTCGCGACGTCGGCACAGCTGTTCGGCCTGGATCCCGACGAGCTCGCCGAGCGGTTCCGCCCGTACGCCGAACGCTTCCTGGGCTGA
- a CDS encoding helix-turn-helix domain-containing protein, translating into MTDDEALACTDPAVGLAAVRALQRLHDRLEAVHVANAREQGWSWQDIAAALGMSRQAVHQKYQRRD; encoded by the coding sequence ATGACCGACGACGAGGCCCTGGCCTGCACCGATCCGGCGGTCGGGCTCGCGGCGGTGCGCGCGCTGCAGCGGCTGCACGACCGGTTGGAGGCGGTCCACGTCGCCAATGCGCGTGAGCAGGGCTGGAGCTGGCAGGACATCGCGGCCGCCCTCGGTATGAGCCGCCAGGCGGTGCACCAGAAGTACCAGCGGAGGGATTGA
- the ccsB gene encoding c-type cytochrome biogenesis protein CcsB, whose amino-acid sequence MRTDIDIGLARYSDWAFTSAVVVLVAALLLLAVELAYTRSRRTEQRELIAAGAGPTPGAAAAVTPGVVTERPRRSVEERIGGAGLALTYVGIGTLLLCIVLRGLATGRVPWGNMYEFINLTCFCGLVAAAVVLRRPAYRSLWVFVLVPVLVLLTVSGRWLYATAAPVMPALQSYWLPIHVSVVSLGSGVFLVAGVASILFLLRMSRFGAPDAEGLLSRLVQRLPDAQTLDRIAYRTTIFAFPVFGFGVIFGAIWAEEAWGRYWGWDPKETVSFIAWVIYAAYLHARSTAGWRDRRAAWINVAGFIAMVFNLFFINLVTVGLHSYAGIG is encoded by the coding sequence ATGAGAACCGACATCGACATCGGATTGGCCCGCTACTCCGACTGGGCGTTCACCTCGGCGGTGGTGGTGCTGGTCGCGGCGCTGTTGCTGCTGGCGGTGGAGCTGGCCTACACCCGCAGCCGCCGCACCGAACAGCGCGAGCTGATCGCCGCCGGAGCCGGCCCGACGCCGGGCGCGGCCGCCGCCGTTACCCCGGGTGTGGTCACCGAACGCCCGCGCCGGTCGGTCGAGGAGCGCATCGGCGGCGCCGGGCTGGCGTTGACCTACGTCGGGATCGGCACGCTGCTGCTGTGCATCGTGCTGCGCGGCCTGGCCACCGGCCGGGTGCCGTGGGGCAACATGTACGAGTTCATCAACCTCACCTGCTTCTGCGGGCTGGTGGCCGCCGCGGTGGTGCTGCGCCGGCCGGCCTACCGCAGCCTGTGGGTGTTCGTGCTGGTCCCGGTGCTGGTCCTGCTCACCGTGTCGGGCCGCTGGCTCTACGCCACCGCGGCCCCGGTGATGCCGGCGCTGCAGTCCTACTGGCTGCCGATCCACGTGTCGGTGGTCAGCCTCGGCTCGGGGGTGTTCCTGGTCGCCGGCGTGGCCAGCATCCTGTTCCTGCTGCGGATGTCGCGGTTCGGCGCCCCGGACGCCGAGGGCCTGCTGTCCCGGCTGGTGCAGCGCCTGCCGGACGCGCAGACCCTGGACCGGATCGCCTATCGCACCACGATCTTCGCGTTCCCGGTGTTCGGTTTCGGGGTGATCTTCGGCGCCATCTGGGCCGAGGAGGCCTGGGGACGCTACTGGGGCTGGGACCCCAAGGAGACGGTGTCGTTCATCGCCTGGGTGATCTACGCGGCGTATCTGCACGCCCGTTCGACCGCGGGGTGGCGCGACCGCAGGGCGGCCTGGATCAATGTCGCCGGGTTCATCGCGATGGTGTTCAACCTGTTCTTCATCAACCTGGTGACGGTCGGCCTGCACTCCTACGCCGGTATCGGCTGA
- a CDS encoding MinD/ParA family ATP-binding protein — MSEPSNAADNRRPQHLVADENDTAPTIFRAQNRFIDPAQQPVAPAGPVGPPAPGYPPPGPPPGLQPAASQPVTPQPVAPQPAPAPEQLPPPYFDLSTVALLGQPKRAPTEGWRKWLYTASLHLINLGDSPRVRRRNELVEQVRRPLRGCYRIAVLSLKGGVGKTTVTATLGATLATIRGDRVVAVDANPDRGTLSQKVPLETPATVRHLLRDAEGIQTYSDVRAYTSQGPSRLEVLASETDPAVSEAFSAEDYTRTLEVLERFYNLVLTDCGTGLMHSAMSAVLAKADALVVVSSGSVDGARSASATLDWLNAHGYRDMVRNSITVINGVRSRSRSGRGTKVDLTKVVDHFARRCRAVVTVPFDAHLEEGAEISLDRLAPQTREALLELAAVVAAGFPATARTNA, encoded by the coding sequence GTGTCCGAACCTTCCAACGCTGCGGACAACCGCCGCCCCCAACACTTAGTCGCGGACGAAAACGACACTGCGCCAACGATATTCCGTGCGCAGAACCGGTTCATCGATCCGGCGCAGCAGCCGGTGGCGCCGGCCGGGCCGGTGGGGCCGCCGGCCCCCGGTTACCCGCCGCCGGGCCCGCCGCCGGGGCTCCAGCCGGCTGCGTCCCAGCCGGTAACGCCCCAGCCCGTCGCGCCGCAGCCGGCCCCGGCACCCGAGCAGCTTCCGCCGCCGTACTTCGACCTGTCCACGGTGGCGCTGCTCGGCCAGCCGAAACGCGCGCCGACCGAAGGCTGGCGCAAATGGCTCTACACGGCGTCGTTGCACCTGATCAACCTCGGCGATAGCCCCCGGGTGCGGCGCCGCAACGAACTCGTCGAGCAGGTGCGGCGACCGCTGCGCGGCTGCTACCGGATCGCGGTGCTGTCCCTGAAGGGCGGGGTGGGCAAGACCACCGTCACCGCCACCCTCGGCGCGACGCTGGCCACCATCCGCGGCGACCGGGTGGTGGCCGTCGACGCCAACCCCGACCGCGGCACGCTCAGCCAGAAGGTTCCGCTGGAGACGCCGGCCACCGTCCGGCATCTGCTGCGCGACGCCGAGGGCATCCAGACCTACAGCGATGTGCGCGCCTACACCTCACAGGGGCCCAGCCGGCTGGAGGTGCTGGCCTCCGAGACCGATCCGGCGGTGTCGGAGGCGTTCAGCGCCGAGGACTACACCCGCACCCTCGAGGTGCTGGAACGGTTCTACAACCTGGTGCTCACCGACTGCGGCACCGGTCTGATGCACTCGGCGATGTCGGCGGTGCTGGCCAAGGCCGATGCGCTGGTGGTGGTCAGCTCGGGGTCGGTCGACGGCGCCCGCAGCGCCTCGGCCACGCTGGACTGGCTCAACGCGCACGGCTACCGCGACATGGTGCGCAACTCGATCACGGTCATCAACGGGGTGCGGTCACGCAGCCGGTCCGGCCGGGGCACCAAGGTGGATCTGACGAAGGTGGTCGACCATTTCGCGCGTCGCTGCCGGGCGGTGGTGACGGTGCCGTTCGACGCGCATCTGGAGGAGGGGGCCGAGATCAGCCTCGACCGGCTGGCGCCGCAGACGCGCGAGGCGTTGCTGGAACTGGCGGCCGTGGTCGCGGCGGGATTCCCGGCGACCGCGCGCACGAACGCCTGA
- a CDS encoding cytochrome c biogenesis CcdA family protein, translated as MSDFTEIAAAGPVLLALAVSVLAGLVSFASPCVVPLVPGYLSYLAGVVGVAEAPATADPATGVAVAEARSARLRVAGAAALFVAGFTVVFVLGTVAVLGMTTTLIANQLVLQRAGGLITILMGLVFIGFVPVLQRDTRPAPRQLSTLAGAPLLGAVFALGWTPCLGPTLTGVIAVASATDGASVARGVALVIAYCLGLGIPFMLLAFGSARAVAGLALLRRHTRTIQIIGGVLLILVGVALVTGVWNDFVSWVRDAFVTDMTLPI; from the coding sequence ATGAGCGACTTCACCGAGATCGCGGCCGCCGGTCCGGTGCTGCTGGCGCTGGCGGTGAGCGTGCTGGCCGGGCTGGTGTCGTTCGCCTCGCCGTGCGTGGTGCCGCTGGTGCCCGGCTACCTGTCCTACCTGGCCGGGGTGGTCGGGGTCGCCGAGGCGCCGGCGACGGCCGACCCGGCGACCGGCGTCGCGGTCGCGGAGGCCCGGTCGGCGCGGCTGCGGGTGGCGGGCGCCGCGGCGCTGTTCGTCGCCGGCTTCACCGTGGTGTTCGTCCTCGGCACCGTCGCCGTGCTGGGCATGACCACCACACTGATCGCCAATCAGCTTGTGCTGCAACGCGCCGGCGGGTTGATCACGATCCTGATGGGGTTGGTGTTCATCGGGTTCGTGCCGGTGCTGCAGCGCGACACCCGGCCGGCCCCGCGACAGCTGTCGACACTGGCCGGGGCGCCGCTGCTGGGCGCGGTCTTCGCCCTGGGCTGGACGCCCTGCCTGGGGCCCACGCTGACCGGGGTGATCGCGGTCGCGTCGGCCACCGACGGCGCCAGCGTCGCCCGCGGGGTGGCGCTGGTGATCGCCTACTGCCTCGGGCTGGGCATCCCGTTCATGCTGCTGGCGTTCGGCTCGGCGCGTGCGGTCGCCGGGCTCGCGCTGCTGCGCCGCCACACCCGCACCATCCAGATCATCGGCGGTGTGCTGTTGATCCTGGTCGGGGTCGCGCTGGTGACCGGGGTGTGGAACGACTTCGTGTCCTGGGTGCGCGACGCGTTCGTCACCGATATGACCCTGCCGATCTGA
- a CDS encoding DUF1214 domain-containing protein produces the protein MTETGSAAANPAHESTAAWRELLDTLGSLDRSFLEGDRAVTDDRHVADGYRMLATTLGVALDTYLFAEPSRPVWIEVNSPYRRDRRWGGDNTDAYYYMCPVDPARRYRISGNRGDSVYFSVTAYNEPSPGAWSDRIVAIVRDDDLEFDADGNFCFEIGPTDGGVVLMTRDYQADPDTGRPVRWHIEALDEPDPIRHGDAETAAKLRAAATWLKTMFAIVPLAVGVRADEAHTLGHEIAQAANEFAEPYQVPDANFGWSARDACYSYGSFVLAEDEALVITHRPPACRFWNLVVWNQFMATHNRNDARCSINGHTAVPNSDGSVTIVVSRGMTGHPNAVTTVDYPRGNLAFRWFLADRVPARPETRLVKLSDAPTAVT, from the coding sequence ATGACCGAAACCGGTTCGGCCGCCGCCAATCCCGCCCACGAGTCCACCGCGGCCTGGCGGGAGCTGCTCGACACCCTCGGCAGCCTGGACCGCAGCTTCCTGGAGGGCGACCGTGCGGTCACCGACGACCGCCACGTCGCCGACGGCTACCGGATGCTGGCCACCACGCTCGGCGTCGCGCTGGACACCTACCTGTTCGCCGAGCCCAGCCGGCCGGTGTGGATCGAGGTGAACTCCCCGTACCGCCGCGACCGGCGCTGGGGCGGCGACAACACCGACGCCTACTACTACATGTGCCCGGTCGACCCCGCCCGCCGCTACCGGATCAGCGGCAATCGCGGTGACAGCGTGTACTTCTCGGTGACCGCCTACAACGAGCCGTCGCCGGGGGCGTGGTCGGACCGGATCGTGGCGATCGTGCGGGACGACGATCTGGAGTTCGACGCCGACGGCAACTTCTGCTTCGAGATCGGCCCCACCGACGGCGGGGTGGTGCTGATGACCCGCGACTACCAGGCCGACCCGGACACCGGCCGGCCGGTGCGCTGGCACATCGAAGCCCTCGACGAACCCGATCCGATCCGCCACGGCGACGCCGAGACCGCCGCGAAGCTGCGCGCCGCCGCCACCTGGCTGAAGACCATGTTCGCGATCGTCCCCCTGGCGGTCGGGGTGCGGGCCGACGAGGCGCACACGCTCGGGCACGAGATCGCGCAGGCGGCAAACGAGTTCGCCGAGCCGTATCAGGTGCCCGACGCGAACTTCGGCTGGTCGGCGCGCGACGCCTGCTACAGCTACGGCAGCTTCGTGCTCGCCGAGGACGAGGCGCTGGTGATCACCCACCGGCCGCCGGCGTGCCGGTTCTGGAACCTGGTGGTGTGGAACCAGTTCATGGCCACCCACAACCGCAACGACGCGCGGTGCTCGATCAACGGCCACACCGCGGTGCCCAACTCCGACGGTTCGGTGACGATCGTGGTGTCGCGCGGCATGACCGGGCATCCGAACGCGGTCACCACCGTCGACTATCCGCGCGGCAACCTGGCCTTCCGCTGGTTCCTCGCCGACCGGGTACCCGCCCGCCCCGAGACCCGGCTGGTCAAACTGTCCGACGCCCCGACGGCCGTCACCTGA
- a CDS encoding aminotransferase class V-fold PLP-dependent enzyme — translation MTRYAFGAEFCGADGFLNTPTYGLPPGFMVDALYDSIAAWQAGTLDVRAFDDHVHAARAAYAALVGVPVERVALGSTVSSALGLVAAAVPDGGRVGTIAGDFTSTVFPFAAQAGRGVGVTELSAADLADSAADFDVVVASLAQSATGELLDLDTLRNRVTGTDTLTVLDLTQALGWKRVELDWVDVTVTTTYKWLLSPRGTTWMSLSDRAAGLMTPHSANWFAGEDRWQAIYGLPLRLAESARRFDVSPAWFSVLGAALVMPWLAGLERAEVEAHTVGLADRLRVEFDLPPTGSAIVSLPTAEDPQELLAALDRAGIRAAVRAGAVRVGFHLYNDDNDLDRLVGVLRR, via the coding sequence ATGACCAGGTACGCGTTCGGTGCCGAGTTCTGCGGCGCCGACGGGTTTCTCAATACCCCGACGTATGGGCTGCCGCCGGGCTTCATGGTCGACGCGCTCTACGACAGCATCGCCGCCTGGCAGGCCGGAACCCTGGATGTCCGGGCGTTCGACGACCACGTCCACGCCGCCCGGGCGGCCTACGCCGCGCTGGTCGGTGTGCCGGTCGAGCGGGTCGCCCTGGGCAGCACCGTGTCGTCGGCGCTGGGGCTGGTGGCGGCCGCGGTGCCCGACGGCGGCCGGGTCGGCACCATCGCCGGCGATTTCACCAGCACCGTCTTCCCGTTCGCCGCGCAGGCGGGCCGCGGGGTCGGCGTCACGGAGTTGTCGGCCGCCGACCTCGCCGATTCGGCGGCGGACTTCGACGTCGTCGTCGCGAGCCTGGCGCAGTCGGCGACCGGCGAGCTGCTCGACCTGGACACCCTGCGCAACCGCGTCACCGGCACCGACACCCTGACCGTGCTCGACCTCACCCAGGCGCTGGGCTGGAAGCGGGTGGAACTGGACTGGGTCGACGTCACCGTCACCACCACCTACAAATGGCTGCTCAGCCCGCGCGGGACAACGTGGATGTCGCTGAGCGACAGGGCCGCCGGCCTGATGACCCCGCACTCGGCGAACTGGTTCGCCGGCGAGGACCGGTGGCAGGCCATCTACGGGCTGCCGCTGCGGCTGGCCGAGTCGGCGCGGCGGTTCGACGTGTCGCCGGCCTGGTTCAGCGTGCTGGGTGCGGCCCTGGTCATGCCGTGGCTGGCGGGGCTGGAACGGGCCGAGGTCGAAGCCCACACCGTCGGGCTGGCCGACCGGCTACGGGTCGAATTCGACCTGCCGCCAACGGGTTCGGCGATCGTCTCGCTGCCCACCGCCGAGGACCCGCAGGAGTTGCTGGCCGCGCTGGACCGGGCCGGGATTCGTGCCGCGGTGCGTGCCGGCGCCGTGCGGGTGGGCTTTCACCTCTACAACGACGACAACGATCTGGACCGGCTGGTCGGTGTGCTGCGGCGTTGA
- a CDS encoding DUF4229 domain-containing protein encodes MSSDRRPGARLVTDVAVYVLARLALVAALTVVIYGTGRLLGIADFPLLVALMFAMVIGLPLGIWVFAPLRRRATESIAAFDERRRRDRAELQARLRGETPNRPKHGGQPDRKTDR; translated from the coding sequence GTGTCGTCCGATCGTCGCCCCGGAGCCCGGCTCGTCACCGATGTCGCGGTGTACGTATTGGCGCGGTTGGCGCTGGTCGCCGCGCTGACCGTGGTGATCTACGGAACCGGCCGGCTGCTGGGTATCGCCGACTTCCCGCTGCTGGTGGCGTTGATGTTCGCCATGGTCATCGGATTGCCGTTGGGAATCTGGGTGTTCGCTCCACTGCGCAGGCGCGCGACCGAGAGCATCGCGGCGTTCGACGAGCGGCGCCGCCGCGACCGGGCGGAGCTGCAGGCCCGGCTGCGCGGCGAGACCCCGAACCGCCCGAAACACGGCGGGCAGCCGGATCGAAAAACGGACCGATGA
- the resB gene encoding cytochrome c biogenesis protein ResB, with protein MTESPRADANTPENPRNRGVRRLLAYGRNTWRTLTSMGTALVLLFLLALAAIPGALLPQRNLNESKVDEYLAQHPTLGPWLDRLQAFDVFSSFWFTAIYVLLFISLVGCLTPRTVDHIRSLRAVPVAAPRNFARLPKHHSAELAADPRQLAETADAELRGWRRITRTNGDAVEISAEKGYLREFGNIVFHFSLVGLLVAVAVGRLFGYEGNVIVIADGGPGFCSASPAAFDSFRAGNTVDGTELTPICVRVNDFQAEYLPTGQAVSFAADIEYQAGDDLAAGTWRPYRLAVNQPLRIGGDRVYLQGYGYAPTFTVVFPTGEQRTQTLQFRPDDPLTLLSSGAMRFDPPAGTYPDPDQRRKHQLAIQGLFAPTEQLHGTLLSSSFPALNDPAVAIDIYRGDTGLDTGRPQSLFSLDPRVIEQGRLTKVARVNLGEGESTRLDDGTVVRFDGAVPFVSLQVSHDPAQGWVLVFALTMMAGLLVSLVVRRRRIWIRITPAGAGTVSLELGGLARTDNSGWGDEFERLTQRLVAAARPREKVR; from the coding sequence ATGACCGAATCCCCGCGAGCAGACGCCAACACCCCCGAAAACCCGCGAAACAGGGGGGTTCGGCGTCTGCTCGCCTACGGGCGCAACACGTGGCGGACGCTGACGTCGATGGGCACCGCGCTGGTGCTGCTGTTCCTGCTGGCGCTGGCCGCCATCCCCGGCGCGCTGCTGCCGCAGCGCAACCTCAACGAGTCCAAGGTCGACGAGTACCTGGCGCAGCATCCGACGCTGGGCCCGTGGCTGGACCGGCTGCAGGCCTTCGACGTGTTCTCCAGCTTCTGGTTCACCGCGATCTATGTGCTGCTGTTCATCTCGCTGGTGGGCTGCCTGACCCCGCGCACCGTCGACCACATCCGCAGCCTGCGCGCGGTGCCGGTGGCCGCGCCCCGCAACTTCGCCCGGCTGCCCAAACACCACAGCGCCGAGCTGGCCGCCGACCCGCGGCAGCTCGCCGAGACGGCCGACGCCGAGCTGCGCGGCTGGCGGCGCATCACCCGCACCAACGGCGACGCCGTCGAGATCTCCGCCGAGAAGGGCTACCTGCGCGAGTTCGGCAACATCGTCTTCCACTTCTCCCTGGTCGGGCTGCTGGTCGCGGTGGCCGTCGGCCGGCTGTTCGGCTACGAGGGCAACGTCATCGTCATCGCCGACGGCGGCCCCGGATTCTGCTCGGCCTCCCCGGCGGCGTTCGACTCGTTCCGCGCCGGCAACACCGTCGACGGCACCGAGCTGACGCCGATCTGCGTGCGGGTCAACGACTTTCAGGCCGAGTACCTGCCCACCGGGCAGGCCGTGTCGTTCGCCGCCGACATCGAGTACCAGGCCGGCGACGACCTGGCCGCCGGAACCTGGCGGCCGTACCGGTTGGCGGTGAACCAGCCGCTGCGCATCGGCGGCGACCGGGTGTATCTGCAGGGCTACGGCTACGCGCCGACGTTCACCGTCGTCTTCCCGACCGGCGAGCAGCGCACCCAGACCCTGCAGTTCCGCCCGGACGACCCGCTGACCCTGCTGTCGTCGGGCGCCATGCGCTTCGACCCGCCTGCCGGCACCTACCCCGACCCCGACCAACGGCGCAAGCACCAGTTGGCCATCCAGGGCCTGTTCGCCCCGACCGAACAGCTGCACGGCACGCTGTTGTCGTCGAGCTTCCCCGCGCTCAACGACCCCGCGGTGGCCATCGACATCTACCGCGGCGACACCGGGCTGGACACCGGCCGGCCGCAGTCGCTGTTCAGCCTCGACCCGCGGGTGATCGAACAGGGCCGGCTGACCAAGGTGGCCCGGGTCAACCTCGGTGAGGGGGAGTCGACCCGCCTCGACGACGGCACCGTGGTGCGGTTCGACGGCGCGGTGCCGTTCGTCAGCCTGCAGGTGTCGCACGATCCGGCCCAGGGCTGGGTGCTGGTGTTCGCGCTGACCATGATGGCGGGCCTGTTGGTGTCGCTGGTGGTGCGCCGCCGGCGGATCTGGATTCGGATCACCCCCGCCGGTGCCGGTACCGTGAGCCTCGAGCTGGGCGGGCTGGCCCGCACCGACAACTCCGGCTGGGGCGACGAGTTCGAGCGATTGACCCAGCGGCTGGTGGCGGCGGCTCGGCCACGGGAGAAGGTGAGATGA
- a CDS encoding Clp protease N-terminal domain-containing protein encodes MFERFTRHARIAVILAQEAALELDDDEIRPSHLLVGVLQSAGRDLSRVLAGYGLTADTVRERLAAGEDDDPGFADDAEALRAIGIDLHAVRDRVVRAFGADAWDAAAGRPPRRRRRKHLPFTKSAKKALELALREALAHKDKNIGCEHVLLGILRGADEPTLELIADHVEPARLRADIDGLLAAAA; translated from the coding sequence ATGTTCGAACGGTTCACCCGGCACGCCCGCATCGCGGTGATCCTGGCCCAGGAGGCGGCCCTGGAGCTCGACGACGACGAGATCCGCCCGTCGCACCTGCTCGTCGGCGTGCTGCAGAGCGCCGGACGCGACCTGTCCCGGGTGCTGGCCGGCTACGGGCTCACCGCCGACACGGTCCGCGAGCGGCTGGCCGCCGGCGAGGACGACGATCCGGGTTTCGCCGACGACGCCGAGGCGTTGCGGGCGATCGGCATCGATCTGCACGCGGTCCGCGACCGGGTGGTGCGCGCCTTCGGCGCCGACGCCTGGGACGCCGCCGCGGGCCGGCCGCCGCGGCGGCGTCGGCGCAAGCACCTGCCGTTCACCAAGTCGGCGAAGAAGGCGCTGGAGCTCGCACTGCGAGAAGCTTTGGCGCACAAGGACAAGAACATCGGCTGCGAACACGTCCTGCTCGGCATCCTGCGCGGCGCCGACGAGCCCACCCTGGAGCTGATCGCCGACCACGTCGAGCCGGCGCGGTTGCGTGCCGACATCGACGGGCTGCTCGCGGCGGCCGCCTGA